A section of the Mycolicibacterium anyangense genome encodes:
- the efeO gene encoding iron uptake system protein EfeO, protein MILPASLKSGAAAAAAILAGVSLAGCTAKETKSADPGSKAEQITVDASDTACTLSGTTAKTGPSTFVITNNGTKVTEFYVYGEGERVMGEVENISPGLQRKLIVQLGQPGTYQTACKPGMIGDGIRGDFVVTGDAIAVDTEGKFKEASDSYKRYVNSQTDALIPATEAFTAAIKAGDIAKAKSLYPTTRTYYERIEPVAESFPDNLDPRIDLREADLEPGQKWTGFHRLEKDLWVSGLQPDTNAVADQLVADVKELDNGVKAPGWTIDSTQIAGGAQGLLDEVASSKITGEEDIFSHTDLWDFEANVEGSQTAVASVRPILDERDPDLGKRVDKRFADVEALLAKYRKGDGFVSYDSVTEPQRQELSRAIDALSKEVSQVQGVIAPQ, encoded by the coding sequence GTGATCCTGCCCGCCTCCCTCAAATCCGGTGCCGCCGCCGCGGCCGCGATCCTCGCCGGGGTGTCCCTGGCCGGATGTACGGCCAAGGAAACCAAGTCCGCCGACCCGGGCAGCAAAGCCGAGCAGATCACCGTCGACGCCTCCGACACCGCCTGCACCCTGTCGGGCACCACGGCCAAGACCGGCCCGAGCACGTTCGTGATCACCAACAACGGCACCAAAGTCACCGAGTTCTACGTCTACGGCGAGGGCGAGCGGGTGATGGGCGAGGTGGAGAACATCTCCCCCGGCCTGCAGCGCAAGCTGATCGTGCAGCTGGGCCAGCCCGGCACCTACCAGACCGCCTGCAAGCCCGGGATGATCGGCGACGGCATCCGCGGCGACTTCGTGGTCACCGGTGATGCGATCGCCGTCGACACCGAGGGCAAGTTCAAGGAAGCCTCCGACAGCTACAAGCGCTACGTCAACAGCCAGACCGACGCCCTCATCCCGGCCACCGAGGCCTTCACCGCGGCGATCAAGGCCGGCGACATCGCCAAGGCCAAGTCGCTGTACCCGACCACCCGCACCTACTACGAGCGCATCGAGCCGGTCGCCGAGTCGTTCCCGGACAACCTCGACCCGCGCATCGACCTGCGCGAGGCCGACCTGGAGCCGGGCCAGAAGTGGACCGGGTTCCACCGCCTGGAGAAGGACCTGTGGGTCAGCGGCCTGCAGCCCGACACCAACGCCGTCGCCGACCAGCTGGTCGCCGACGTCAAGGAACTCGACAACGGCGTCAAGGCACCCGGCTGGACCATCGACTCGACCCAGATCGCCGGCGGCGCACAAGGTCTGCTCGACGAGGTGGCCAGCAGCAAGATCACCGGCGAAGAGGACATCTTCAGCCACACCGACCTCTGGGACTTCGAAGCCAACGTCGAAGGCTCGCAGACCGCCGTCGCCTCGGTCCGCCCGATCCTCGACGAGCGTGACCCCGACCTGGGCAAGCGGGTCGACAAGCGCTTCGCCGACGTCGAGGCGCTGCTGGCCAAGTACCGCAAGGGCGACGGCTTCGTCTCCTACGACAGCGTTACCGAACCGCAGCGTCAGGAACTGTCCCGCGCCATCGACGCGCTGAGCAAGGAAGTGAGTCAGGTCCAAGGTGTCATCGCTCCCCAATAA
- the efeB gene encoding iron uptake transporter deferrochelatase/peroxidase subunit, with the protein MTPAEPARPGLSRRKLFGAAGVTAAVVGAAGAGALAGRASAASTMDHGLDKPVPFRGTHQAGIVTPAQDRMHFATFDITTDSKADVVAMLKEWTGMAERMTAGHEAVHDGAIGLNPYAPPADTGEALGLPASQLTLTIGFGPSFFLKDGKDRFGIGGQKPALLENLPKFPNETLDPARCGGDIVVQACANDPQVAVHAIRNLARVGFGTVAVRYSQLGFGRTSSTTREQSTPRNLFGFKDGTNNIKAEDTSTLDDQVWVAGGDGPAWMTGGTYLISRRIRMRIENWDRTTLLEQERVIGRQKGSGAPNGLTQEFEELNLDLVDNKSNPLIDMGAHVRLASHQHLGGIRILRRGYNFTDGSDGYGHLDAGLFFIAFMRNPAKQFIPMQTELARHDALNEYITHTGSAIFACPPGLGDSDYWGSTLLG; encoded by the coding sequence GTGACGCCGGCCGAGCCGGCGCGCCCGGGGCTGTCCCGGCGCAAGCTGTTCGGCGCCGCCGGCGTCACCGCGGCCGTCGTCGGCGCCGCGGGCGCCGGCGCACTGGCCGGACGGGCCTCGGCGGCCAGCACGATGGATCACGGGCTGGACAAGCCGGTGCCGTTCCGCGGCACCCATCAGGCCGGCATCGTGACACCGGCGCAGGACCGGATGCATTTCGCCACCTTCGACATCACCACCGACTCCAAGGCCGACGTCGTGGCGATGCTCAAGGAATGGACCGGCATGGCCGAGCGGATGACCGCCGGTCACGAAGCCGTGCACGACGGTGCGATCGGACTCAATCCCTATGCGCCGCCCGCCGATACCGGCGAGGCGCTCGGGCTGCCCGCCTCGCAGCTGACGCTGACCATCGGCTTCGGTCCGAGCTTCTTCCTCAAGGACGGCAAGGACCGCTTCGGGATCGGCGGCCAGAAGCCGGCGCTGCTGGAGAACCTGCCGAAGTTCCCCAACGAGACCCTGGACCCGGCACGCTGCGGCGGCGACATCGTGGTGCAGGCCTGCGCCAACGACCCGCAGGTCGCCGTGCACGCGATCCGCAACCTGGCCAGGGTCGGGTTCGGCACTGTCGCGGTGCGCTACTCCCAGCTCGGGTTCGGGCGCACCTCGTCGACCACCCGGGAACAGTCCACCCCGCGAAACCTGTTCGGGTTCAAGGACGGAACCAACAACATCAAGGCTGAGGACACCTCGACCCTCGACGACCAGGTGTGGGTGGCAGGCGGTGACGGGCCGGCCTGGATGACGGGCGGCACGTATCTGATCAGCCGGCGGATCCGGATGCGCATCGAGAACTGGGACCGCACCACGCTGCTGGAGCAGGAGCGGGTGATCGGCAGGCAGAAGGGCAGCGGGGCGCCCAACGGGCTGACCCAGGAGTTCGAGGAACTCAACCTCGACCTCGTCGACAACAAGAGCAACCCGCTGATCGACATGGGCGCGCACGTCCGGCTGGCCTCACACCAGCACCTCGGTGGCATCCGGATTCTGCGGCGCGGCTACAACTTCACCGACGGCAGCGACGGGTACGGGCATCTGGACGCAGGACTGTTCTTCATCGCGTTCATGCGCAACCCGGCCAAGCAGTTCATCCCGATGCAGACCGAACTGGCCCGCCACGACGCCCTCAACGAGTACATCACCCACACCGGCAGCGCGATCTTCGCCTGCCCGCCCGGACTGGGCGACAGCGACTACTGGGGCTCCACGCTGCTGGGTTGA
- a CDS encoding nucleoside triphosphate pyrophosphohydrolase, translated as MTVILVDPRRPALVPVEAVELLSGDVQYTEEMPVRVPWSLPSARPVLTGQDAAVLLSSDREHPAVKARLAAGERLIAVPDPQPGERLLDAVAVMDRLRTAGPWESEQTHDSLRRYLLEETYELFDAVRGGNLEELRDELGDVLLQVLFHARIAEEASQQAFSIDDVADALVRKLGNRVPAVLAGESISLEDQLAQWEQRKALEKAARSSCVDDIATAQPALLLAQKVIARVVNAGVPADLIPSSITTVTVSADCDAENELRTRVLEFMDTVRAVEKAIASARGEIGGPAGAPTEQDWRAHWPSAQPSSVEPQ; from the coding sequence GTGACCGTCATCCTCGTCGACCCGCGCCGGCCCGCGCTCGTGCCGGTCGAAGCGGTCGAATTGCTCAGCGGGGACGTGCAATACACCGAGGAGATGCCGGTCCGGGTGCCGTGGTCGTTGCCGTCGGCGCGGCCGGTGCTCACCGGGCAGGACGCGGCGGTGCTGCTGTCCTCGGACCGCGAGCATCCCGCGGTGAAGGCCCGGCTGGCCGCCGGTGAGCGGCTGATCGCCGTACCCGATCCGCAGCCCGGCGAGCGTCTGCTCGACGCGGTGGCGGTGATGGACCGGCTGCGTACGGCGGGTCCGTGGGAGAGCGAGCAGACCCACGACTCGCTGCGCCGCTACCTGCTGGAGGAGACCTACGAGTTGTTCGACGCGGTGCGCGGCGGCAATCTGGAGGAACTGCGCGACGAGCTGGGCGACGTCCTGCTGCAGGTGCTGTTCCACGCCAGGATCGCCGAAGAGGCGTCGCAGCAAGCTTTTTCGATCGACGATGTGGCCGATGCGCTGGTCCGTAAGCTCGGCAATCGGGTGCCTGCGGTGCTGGCCGGTGAGTCGATCAGCCTGGAGGACCAGCTGGCCCAGTGGGAGCAACGCAAGGCGCTGGAGAAGGCTGCCCGTTCCTCCTGTGTCGATGACATCGCGACCGCGCAGCCTGCGCTGCTGCTGGCGCAGAAGGTGATCGCCCGGGTGGTCAATGCCGGCGTGCCCGCCGATCTGATCCCGAGTTCGATCACCACCGTCACGGTCAGCGCCGATTGCGATGCCGAGAATGAGCTGCGCACAAGGGTTCTGGAGTTCATGGACACCGTGCGCGCTGTCGAGAAGGCGATCGCGTCGGCCCGCGGCGAGATCGGCGGCCCAGCCGGTGCGCCCACCGAGCAGGACTGGCGGGCGCACTGGCCGTCGGCTCAACCCAGCAGCGTGGAGCCCCAGTAG
- the mfd gene encoding transcription-repair coupling factor, translated as MTAPGHQYVQTPIAGLVELALRAPTFAELADRAAQRPAELAVVGPSAAKLYTACALARGGPLLVVTATGREADDLTAELRGVFGPAVALFPSWETLPHERLSPGVDTVGARLMLLRRLAHPDDARLGPPLRVVVTTVRSLLQPMAPDVADIEPVILAAGAAGPATSGTAAELDFDDLVARLVELAYTRVDMVAKRGEFAVRGGILDLFPPTAEHPVRVEFWGDEVSEIRMFSVADQRSIPEIEVDTVVAVPCRELLLTEQVRARAARLVADRPSGDDNRVTGSVGEMLAKLADGIAVDGMEALAPVLRPDELTLLTDHLPAGTPVLVCDPEKVRTRGADLIKTGREFLEASWSVAAIGGDAPIDLEQLGGSGFRELAEVRQAAAAGGHPWWTLSQLADEQAIELEVRASPTARGQQSNVDEIFAMLRAHVLTGGFAAVVAPGTGTAHRVVEQLAERDTPAAMIEAGEPPNAGVVGVLKGPLHDGIVVPGANLVVITETDLTGNRVTATDGKRLAAKRRNTVDPLALTAGDLVVHDQHGIGRFVEMVERTVGGARREYLVLEYASSKRGQAADRLYVPMDSLDQLSRYVGGQEPSLSKLGGSDWTNTKTKARKAVREIASELVALYAKRQAAPGHAFGPDTPWQAEMEDAFGFTETMDQLTAIQEVKSDMEKPVPMDRVICGDVGYGKTEIAVRAAFKAVQDGKQVAVLVPTTLLADQHLQTFTARMAGFPVTVKGLSRFTDPAESRAVIEGMADGSVDIVIGTHRLLQTAVRWKDLGLVIVDEEQRFGVEHKEHIKSLRTHVDVLTMSATPIPRTLEMSLAGIREMSTILTPPEERYPVLTYVGPHDDKQVAAALRRELLRDGQAFYIHNRVSSIDAAAARVKDLVPEARVVVAHGQMPEDQLERTVEGFWNREFDILVCTTIVETGLDISNANTLIVERADTFGLSQLHQLRGRVGRSRERGYAYFLYPKEMPLTETAFDRLATIAQNNELGAGMAVALKDLEIRGAGNVLGVEQSGHVAGVGFDLYVRLVGEAVEAYRAAADGKTVTTAEEPKDVRIDLPVDANLPPEYIASDRLRLEAYRRLAAAGDDARVAAVVEELIDRYGPLPEPAQRLVAVARLRLLCRQYGVTEVAATGTGSPTTLRLSPLTLLDSAQLRLKRVYPGASYRATTSTVQVPIPRAGSGVGAPRIRDLELVQMIADLLLALDGRPQGEVDITTFAPVAAP; from the coding sequence ATGACCGCACCGGGGCACCAGTATGTCCAGACCCCGATCGCGGGTCTGGTCGAATTGGCGTTGCGCGCGCCCACGTTCGCCGAACTGGCGGACCGCGCGGCGCAGCGCCCCGCCGAGCTGGCTGTGGTCGGACCGTCGGCCGCCAAGCTCTACACCGCCTGTGCGCTGGCCCGCGGGGGGCCGCTTCTGGTGGTCACCGCAACGGGCCGGGAAGCCGACGACCTCACGGCCGAGCTGCGCGGGGTGTTCGGTCCCGCGGTCGCGCTGTTCCCGTCCTGGGAGACCCTGCCGCACGAACGGCTGTCGCCCGGTGTCGACACCGTCGGTGCTCGGCTGATGCTGCTGCGCCGGCTGGCCCACCCCGACGACGCCCGGCTGGGCCCGCCGCTGCGCGTGGTCGTGACCACGGTGCGGTCCCTGCTGCAGCCGATGGCGCCCGACGTCGCCGATATCGAGCCGGTGATCCTCGCGGCCGGAGCCGCCGGGCCGGCGACATCAGGCACAGCAGCCGAGCTGGACTTCGACGACCTGGTGGCCCGGCTGGTCGAGCTGGCCTACACCCGGGTCGACATGGTCGCCAAGCGCGGTGAGTTCGCGGTGCGCGGCGGCATCCTTGACCTGTTCCCGCCGACTGCCGAGCACCCGGTGCGCGTCGAGTTCTGGGGCGACGAGGTCAGCGAGATCCGGATGTTCTCGGTGGCCGATCAGCGCTCGATCCCGGAGATCGAGGTCGACACGGTGGTCGCCGTGCCGTGCCGCGAACTGCTGCTCACCGAGCAGGTGCGGGCGCGGGCGGCCCGGCTGGTCGCCGACCGTCCCAGCGGTGACGACAACCGGGTGACCGGCAGCGTCGGGGAGATGCTGGCCAAGCTGGCCGACGGTATCGCCGTCGACGGCATGGAGGCGCTGGCCCCGGTGCTGCGGCCCGACGAGCTCACCCTGCTCACCGATCACCTGCCGGCCGGCACGCCGGTGCTGGTGTGCGATCCGGAGAAGGTGCGCACCCGCGGGGCCGACCTGATCAAGACCGGGCGGGAGTTCCTGGAGGCGTCGTGGTCGGTGGCGGCCATCGGCGGTGACGCCCCGATCGATCTCGAGCAGCTGGGCGGTTCGGGCTTCCGTGAGCTCGCCGAGGTGCGCCAGGCCGCCGCGGCCGGCGGGCATCCGTGGTGGACGCTGAGCCAGCTCGCCGACGAGCAGGCGATCGAACTCGAGGTGCGCGCGTCGCCGACCGCTCGTGGCCAGCAGAGCAACGTCGACGAGATCTTCGCGATGTTGCGTGCCCACGTGCTGACCGGAGGTTTCGCCGCCGTCGTCGCCCCGGGCACCGGCACCGCGCACCGCGTCGTCGAACAACTCGCCGAGCGGGACACCCCGGCGGCCATGATCGAGGCGGGCGAGCCGCCCAACGCCGGCGTGGTGGGCGTGCTCAAGGGCCCGCTGCACGACGGCATCGTGGTTCCCGGCGCCAATCTGGTGGTGATCACCGAGACCGACCTGACCGGCAACCGGGTCACCGCGACCGACGGCAAGCGGCTGGCGGCCAAGCGCCGCAACACCGTTGACCCGCTGGCGCTGACCGCCGGTGACCTGGTGGTGCACGATCAGCACGGCATCGGCCGGTTCGTGGAGATGGTCGAACGCACCGTCGGCGGGGCCCGCCGCGAATACCTGGTGCTGGAGTACGCGTCGTCCAAGCGCGGCCAGGCCGCCGACCGGCTCTACGTGCCGATGGACTCACTGGATCAGCTGTCCCGCTACGTCGGCGGCCAGGAGCCCAGCCTGAGCAAGCTCGGCGGCAGCGACTGGACGAACACGAAAACCAAGGCGCGCAAGGCCGTTCGCGAGATCGCCAGCGAACTCGTGGCGCTCTACGCCAAGCGGCAGGCCGCCCCGGGGCATGCGTTCGGCCCGGACACCCCGTGGCAGGCCGAGATGGAGGATGCGTTCGGCTTCACCGAGACGATGGACCAGCTCACCGCTATCCAGGAGGTCAAGAGCGACATGGAGAAGCCGGTCCCGATGGACCGGGTGATCTGTGGTGACGTGGGCTACGGCAAGACCGAGATCGCGGTGCGGGCGGCCTTCAAGGCGGTGCAGGACGGTAAGCAGGTGGCGGTGCTGGTGCCCACCACGCTGCTGGCCGACCAGCACCTGCAGACGTTCACCGCGCGGATGGCGGGCTTTCCCGTGACGGTGAAAGGACTTTCGCGGTTCACCGATCCGGCCGAGTCGCGTGCCGTCATCGAGGGGATGGCCGACGGCAGTGTCGACATCGTGATCGGCACCCACCGGCTGCTGCAGACCGCGGTGCGCTGGAAGGACCTCGGTCTGGTGATCGTCGACGAGGAACAGCGTTTCGGTGTGGAGCACAAGGAACACATCAAGAGCCTGCGCACCCACGTCGACGTGCTGACCATGAGCGCCACGCCGATACCGCGCACCCTGGAGATGAGCCTGGCCGGGATCCGGGAGATGTCGACCATCCTCACCCCGCCCGAGGAGCGCTACCCGGTGCTCACCTACGTCGGCCCGCACGACGACAAGCAGGTGGCTGCCGCACTACGCCGTGAACTGCTGCGCGACGGGCAGGCCTTCTACATCCACAACCGGGTCAGCAGCATCGACGCCGCCGCCGCACGGGTCAAGGATCTGGTGCCCGAGGCGCGGGTGGTGGTGGCGCACGGCCAGATGCCCGAAGATCAGCTGGAGCGCACCGTCGAAGGGTTCTGGAACCGGGAGTTCGACATTCTGGTGTGTACCACCATCGTCGAGACCGGGCTGGACATCTCGAACGCCAACACCCTGATCGTCGAGCGCGCCGATACCTTCGGCCTGTCCCAGCTGCACCAGTTGCGGGGCCGGGTTGGCCGCAGCCGGGAGCGCGGCTACGCCTACTTCCTGTACCCCAAGGAGATGCCGCTCACCGAGACCGCCTTTGACCGGCTGGCCACTATCGCGCAGAACAACGAACTGGGTGCGGGTATGGCAGTTGCGTTGAAGGACTTGGAGATTCGCGGGGCGGGCAACGTGCTGGGCGTTGAACAGTCCGGCCACGTCGCCGGTGTGGGCTTCGACTTGTATGTGCGACTGGTTGGTGAGGCGGTCGAGGCCTACCGGGCGGCGGCCGACGGCAAGACGGTCACCACCGCCGAGGAGCCCAAGGACGTCCGTATCGACTTGCCGGTGGACGCCAACCTGCCGCCGGAGTACATCGCCAGTGACAGGCTGCGGCTGGAGGCCTACCGCAGGCTCGCCGCGGCCGGCGACGACGCCAGGGTGGCCGCGGTGGTCGAGGAACTGATCGACCGCTACGGCCCGCTGCCCGAGCCGGCCCAGCGACTGGTTGCCGTGGCGCGGTTGCGGCTGCTGTGCCGCCAGTACGGTGTCACCGAGGTTGCGGCCACCGGAACCGGTTCTCCGACAACGCTTCGGCTGTCGCCGCTGACCCTGCTGGACTCCGCGCAGCTGCGGCTGAAGCGGGTGTATCCGGGCGCGAGCTACCGGGCCACGACGTCGACGGTGCAGGTGCCGATCCCGCGCGCCGGTAGCGGCGTGGGTGCGCCGCGGATCCGGGACCTGGAGTTGGTGCAGATGATCGCCGACCTGCTGCTGGCCCTCGACGGGCGGCCGCAGGGCGAGGTCGACATCACGACGTTCGCTCCGGTGGCTGCGCCGTGA
- a CDS encoding TetR/AcrR family transcriptional regulator, giving the protein MTGTERRRQLIDIARTLFAERGYEGTSIEEIALRANVSKPVVYEHFGGKEGLYAVVVDREMSALLDGITSSLTNNRSRVRLERVALALLTYVEERTDGFRILIRDSPAAISTGTYSSLLNDAVNQVSSILAGDFSRRGLDPELAPLYAQALVGSVSMTAQWWLDTREPKKEVVAAHLVNLMWNGLTHLEPDPQLEAD; this is encoded by the coding sequence ATGACAGGCACCGAACGGCGTCGGCAGCTCATCGACATCGCCAGGACGCTGTTTGCCGAGCGCGGCTACGAGGGCACCTCGATCGAGGAGATCGCGCTGCGGGCCAATGTCTCCAAGCCGGTGGTCTACGAGCACTTCGGCGGCAAGGAGGGCCTGTATGCGGTGGTCGTCGACCGCGAGATGTCGGCGCTGCTGGACGGCATCACCTCCTCGCTGACCAACAACCGATCCCGGGTGCGGTTGGAGCGGGTGGCGCTGGCGCTGCTGACCTACGTCGAGGAGCGCACCGACGGCTTCCGGATCCTGATCCGCGACTCCCCGGCCGCGATCAGTACGGGGACCTACTCCAGCCTGCTCAACGACGCCGTCAACCAGGTGTCCTCGATCCTGGCCGGTGACTTCTCCCGCCGCGGCCTGGACCCCGAACTGGCACCGCTGTACGCCCAGGCCCTGGTCGGGTCGGTGTCGATGACCGCCCAGTGGTGGCTGGACACCCGCGAGCCGAAGAAGGAAGTGGTGGCCGCCCATCTGGTGAACCTGATGTGGAACGGCCTGACCCATCTCGAGCCCGATCCGCAGCTGGAAGCCGACTAG
- the glmU gene encoding bifunctional UDP-N-acetylglucosamine diphosphorylase/glucosamine-1-phosphate N-acetyltransferase GlmU, which translates to MTTHHRAAVLVLAAGAGTRMRSDTPKVLHTLGGRSMLAHALHAVAKLAPEQVVVVLGKDRERIAPVVGDLATALGRAVEVAVQDQQLGTGHAAMCGLSALPDDFDGVVVVTAGDVPLLDAETLAALIDSHRGEGAAVTVLTTTVPDATGYGRILRTQDGEVIAIVEETDATPQQRAIREVNAGIYAFDIAALRSGLSRLSSDNAQHELYLTDLISIVRADGQVVHANHVDDHALVAGVNDRVQLANLARELNRRIVERHQRAGVTVIDPATTWIDVDVEIGRDTVIAPGTQLLGVTSIGSGCTIGPDTTLTAMEVGDGASVIRTHGELSVIGERATVGPFSYLRPGTELGAGGKLGAFVETKNAVIGRGTKVPHLTYVGDADIGEHSNIGASSVFVNYDGENKSRTTIGSHVRTGSDTMFVAPVSVGDGAYTGAGTVLREDVPPGALAVSAGPQRTIADWVLVKRPNSASAEAARKAKHAAEDTAEG; encoded by the coding sequence GTGACCACACACCACCGCGCAGCTGTCCTGGTCCTCGCGGCCGGCGCAGGCACCCGGATGCGGTCGGACACCCCCAAGGTTCTGCACACCCTCGGTGGGCGCAGCATGCTGGCCCACGCGTTGCACGCGGTCGCCAAGCTGGCCCCCGAACAGGTCGTGGTCGTCCTGGGCAAGGACCGCGAGCGGATCGCCCCGGTGGTCGGCGACCTGGCCACCGCCCTGGGCCGCGCGGTCGAGGTGGCCGTCCAGGATCAGCAACTGGGCACCGGGCACGCCGCCATGTGCGGGCTGTCCGCGCTCCCCGACGACTTCGACGGCGTCGTGGTCGTCACCGCCGGTGACGTGCCGCTGCTCGACGCCGAAACCCTGGCAGCCCTGATCGACAGCCACCGCGGCGAAGGCGCGGCCGTGACCGTGCTGACCACCACCGTTCCCGACGCCACCGGCTACGGCCGCATCCTGCGCACCCAGGACGGCGAGGTGATCGCCATCGTCGAAGAGACCGACGCCACCCCGCAGCAGCGCGCCATCCGCGAGGTCAACGCCGGCATCTACGCCTTCGACATCGCCGCGCTGCGCTCCGGGCTGAGCCGGCTGTCGTCCGACAACGCCCAGCACGAGCTGTACCTGACCGACCTCATCTCGATCGTGCGGGCCGACGGCCAGGTGGTGCACGCCAACCACGTCGACGACCACGCCCTGGTGGCCGGGGTGAACGACCGGGTGCAGCTGGCCAATCTCGCCCGCGAGCTGAACCGCCGGATCGTCGAACGCCACCAGCGCGCCGGGGTCACCGTCATCGATCCGGCCACCACCTGGATCGACGTCGACGTCGAGATCGGGCGGGACACCGTCATCGCGCCCGGGACCCAGCTGCTGGGCGTGACGTCCATCGGCTCCGGGTGCACCATCGGGCCCGACACCACGCTGACCGCCATGGAAGTCGGCGACGGCGCCTCGGTGATCCGCACCCACGGCGAGCTCTCGGTGATCGGCGAGCGCGCGACCGTCGGTCCGTTCAGCTACCTGCGCCCCGGCACCGAGCTGGGCGCAGGCGGCAAGCTCGGCGCCTTCGTCGAGACCAAGAACGCCGTGATCGGGCGGGGCACCAAGGTGCCGCACCTGACGTATGTCGGTGACGCCGACATCGGCGAGCACAGCAACATCGGCGCCTCCAGCGTCTTCGTCAACTACGACGGCGAGAACAAGAGCCGCACCACCATCGGTTCGCACGTGCGGACCGGCTCGGACACCATGTTCGTCGCCCCGGTCAGCGTCGGCGACGGCGCGTACACGGGTGCGGGCACCGTCCTGCGCGAGGACGTCCCGCCCGGCGCCCTGGCCGTGTCGGCCGGGCCCCAGCGGACCATCGCGGACTGGGTACTGGTCAAGCGGCCGAACAGCGCCTCGGCCGAGGCCGCCCGCAAGGCCAAACACGCCGCCGAGGACACCGCCGAAGGGTGA
- a CDS encoding ribose-phosphate diphosphokinase: MGTDWTDNRKNLMLFSGRAHPELAEQVAKELNIQVTAQTARDFANGEIFVRFDESVRGCDAFVLQSHPAPLNKWLMEQLLMIDALKRGSAKRITAILPFYPYARQDKKHRGREPISARLVADLLKTAGADRIVSVDLHTDQIQGFFDGPVDHMRAQPLLTGYIRDNYNCENVVVVSPDSGRVRVAEKWADALGGTPLAFIHKTRDPRVPNQVVSNRVVGEVEGKTCVLTDDMIDTGGTIAGAVKLLRNDGAKDVIIAATHGVLSEPAAERLADSGAREVIVTNTLPIEESKRFPQLTVLSIAPLLGSTIRAVFENGSVTGLFDGDA; encoded by the coding sequence GTGGGCACGGACTGGACCGACAACCGCAAGAACCTGATGCTTTTCTCGGGCCGGGCGCACCCCGAACTCGCCGAGCAGGTAGCCAAAGAGCTCAACATCCAGGTCACCGCGCAGACCGCACGAGACTTCGCCAACGGGGAGATCTTCGTCCGTTTCGACGAATCGGTGCGCGGCTGTGACGCGTTCGTCCTGCAGTCCCATCCGGCGCCGCTGAACAAGTGGCTGATGGAACAGCTGCTGATGATCGACGCCCTCAAGCGCGGCAGCGCCAAGCGGATCACCGCGATCCTGCCGTTCTACCCTTACGCCCGCCAGGACAAGAAGCACCGCGGCCGCGAGCCCATCTCGGCCCGCCTGGTCGCCGACCTGCTCAAGACCGCCGGCGCTGACCGCATCGTCTCGGTGGACCTGCACACCGACCAGATCCAGGGCTTCTTCGACGGTCCGGTGGACCACATGCGGGCCCAGCCGCTGCTGACCGGCTACATCCGGGACAACTACAACTGCGAGAACGTGGTCGTGGTCTCGCCGGACTCCGGCCGGGTGCGGGTCGCCGAGAAGTGGGCCGACGCGCTGGGCGGCACACCGCTGGCCTTCATCCACAAGACCCGCGACCCGCGGGTGCCCAACCAGGTGGTGTCCAACCGCGTGGTCGGTGAGGTCGAAGGCAAGACCTGCGTTCTGACCGACGACATGATCGACACCGGCGGCACCATCGCCGGCGCGGTCAAACTGCTGCGCAACGACGGCGCCAAGGACGTCATCATCGCCGCCACCCACGGCGTGCTGTCCGAGCCTGCCGCCGAGCGGCTGGCCGACAGCGGGGCCCGCGAGGTGATCGTCACCAACACCCTGCCCATCGAAGAGTCCAAGCGCTTCCCGCAGCTGACCGTGCTGTCCATCGCCCCGCTGCTGGGCAGCACCATCCGGGCGGTGTTCGAAAACGGCTCGGTCACCGGACTTTTCGACGGCGACGCATGA
- the arsC gene encoding arsenate reductase (glutaredoxin) (This arsenate reductase requires both glutathione and glutaredoxin to convert arsenate to arsenite, after which the efflux transporter formed by ArsA and ArsB can extrude the arsenite from the cell, providing resistance.) — MTEAVIYHNPRCSTSRKTLELLRDNGIEPTIVEYLKTPPSRAQIAALIADAGIDVRTAVRKRESLYSELNLADAEDAALLDAMAANPILIERPFVVTPKGTRLARPIDAVHEIL, encoded by the coding sequence ATGACCGAAGCCGTCATCTATCACAACCCCCGCTGCAGCACCTCGCGTAAGACGCTGGAGTTGTTGCGCGACAACGGTATCGAGCCGACGATCGTCGAATACCTGAAGACTCCGCCGTCGCGGGCACAGATCGCCGCCCTGATCGCCGACGCCGGTATCGACGTGCGCACGGCGGTGCGCAAACGCGAATCCCTGTACAGCGAACTGAACCTGGCCGACGCTGAGGACGCCGCACTGCTCGATGCCATGGCCGCCAACCCGATCCTCATCGAGCGCCCGTTCGTGGTGACCCCCAAAGGCACCCGGTTGGCCAGGCCGATCGACGCGGTCCACGAGATTCTGTGA